From a single Nicotiana tabacum cultivar K326 chromosome 8, ASM71507v2, whole genome shotgun sequence genomic region:
- the LOC107808050 gene encoding uncharacterized protein LOC107808050, which translates to MIPTFRSSSSSSPSFPFELNNNEVRDLSHINPLVSPSYQVASSSSYSSCQTFFNNSSTNQDQTGDYHSQFYQPQHQPEIDNFASRSGSHDHLEKKNKGLKLTLWKKGDKLMQKMKNSDHTHIKLKLEDQKKQQSSPNLETDYSSNSSSNNSNNNNIPIRVCSDCNTTKTPLWRSGPKGPKSLCNACGIRQRKARRAMAAAAAAAANGTNFTTETSTTTTATAMKIKVQQKQKITTKVNNNHVVPFKKRCKFITSTTAAVGSSSSTINNAQKKICFEDFFVNLSNNLALHRVFPQDEKEAAILLMALSSGLVHG; encoded by the exons ATGATTCCTACTTTTAGAagtagttcttcttcttctccttcgttTCCTTTTGAACTTAATAATAATGAGGTTCGTGATCTAAGTCATATTAATCCTCTTGTTAGCCCTAGCTATCAAGTTGCTTCGTCATCTTCTTACTCGTCTTGCCAAACTTTCTTCAATAATTCATCTACTAATCAAGATCAAACGGGAGATTATCATTCTCAATTTTACCAGCCACAACACCAACCCGAG ATTGATAATTTCGCTTCAAGAAGTGGATCACATGATCATCTAGAGAAGAAAAACAAGGGACTCAAATTAACCTTGTggaagaaaggtgataagttgaTGCAAAAGATGAAGAATTCAGATCATACACATATCAAATTGAAGTTAGAAGATCAGAAGAAGCAACAATCATCTCCTAATTTGGAAACTGATTACAGCAGCAACAGCTCTTCCAACaacagtaataacaacaatattccaATTAGGGTTTGTTCCGATTGTAACACTACTAAGACCCCTCTTTGGAGAAGTGGTCCTAAAGGCCCTAAG TCCCTTTGTAACGCATGTGGAATTCGACAAAGGAAAGCAAGGAGAGCCATGGCAGCAGCAGCTGCAGCTGCAGCAAATGGGACAAATTTCACGACtgaaacatcaacaacaacaacagcaacagcaatgAAGATAAAAGTGCAACAGAAACAAAAGATAACTACAAAAGTGAATAACAATCATGTTGTACCCTTCAAGAAAAGGTGCAAATTCATAACATCTACTACTGCTGCTGTTGGATCATCTTCATCTACTATTAATAATGCACAAAAGAAGATTTGTTTCGAGGATTTCTTCGTCAACTTGAGCAACAATTTGGCGTTACATCGCGTTTTTCCACAAGATGAGAAGGAAGCTGCAATTTTGCTAATGGCACTATCTAGTGGCCTTGTTCATGGTTGA